Proteins from a genomic interval of Microbacterium imperiale:
- a CDS encoding HEAT repeat domain-containing protein — MSEQTEETASGRLRTALNAGDGSSRVQSALAAGTYPRPEYVAVLVEQCAHEPDFTVRETLTWALTRQDRDTAVASLLPELRSVLPQARRQALHTLSKIGDPRAWPAITTALLHDDDPEVAQTAWRTAAGLAPDEAKPALADELAVHFGAGTEDLRRSLTRAFLMIGSAGRRAVDAAAASDDWDVRVHALATDHLFAHPDDGFASAIAAARRSAARRDAADWDEQA; from the coding sequence ATGAGCGAGCAGACCGAGGAGACGGCGTCCGGGCGGCTGCGGACCGCCCTGAACGCGGGCGATGGCTCGAGTCGGGTGCAGAGCGCCCTGGCGGCCGGGACGTACCCGCGTCCCGAGTACGTCGCGGTGCTGGTGGAGCAGTGCGCCCATGAGCCGGACTTCACGGTGCGCGAGACCCTCACGTGGGCGTTGACCCGCCAGGACCGCGACACGGCCGTGGCGTCGCTGCTGCCGGAACTGCGCTCGGTGCTGCCGCAGGCGCGGCGACAGGCTCTGCATACCCTGTCGAAGATCGGTGATCCGCGAGCTTGGCCCGCGATCACGACCGCGCTGCTGCACGATGACGACCCGGAGGTGGCGCAGACGGCGTGGCGCACCGCCGCCGGGCTCGCGCCGGATGAAGCGAAACCGGCCCTCGCCGACGAGCTCGCGGTCCACTTCGGCGCCGGCACGGAAGATCTGCGGCGAAGCCTCACCCGCGCCTTCCTCATGATCGGTTCCGCCGGCCGGCGCGCCGTCGACGCGGCGGCCGCCTCGGATGACTGGGACGTGCGCGTCCACGCGCTCGCCACCGACCACCTCTTCGCCCATCCCGACGACGGATTCGCCTCGGCGATCGCGGCCGCGCGACGGTCCGCCGCTCGCCGTGACGCCGCGGACTGGGACGAACAGGCCTGA